Proteins from a genomic interval of Ferrovibrio terrae:
- a CDS encoding ABC transporter ATP-binding protein, whose translation MSQGSVASAPAFAVQGASGASAATPDVGLRGLDITFELKTGEQHCAVRNIDLTVSPGEFVSVVGPTGCGKSTLLNAAAGLLKPSAGSVDIQGAGLSGLNAKAGYLFQADALMPWKTAIDNVAVALEPQGVPRAEALKRAQDWLARVGLKGFAQRYPHMLSGGQRKRVALAQMLIRDPQILLMDEPFGPLDAQTRQIMGNLLLDLWAANKKAVMFVTHDLEEAIALSDRVVVMSAGPAAGIVGDFRVELPRPRDIAEIRTEPAFHAIHKAIWASLRVEVQKAYSQGEEAQPQ comes from the coding sequence TTGTCTCAGGGCTCTGTTGCATCAGCCCCCGCCTTCGCCGTCCAGGGTGCGTCCGGCGCTTCAGCCGCCACGCCCGATGTCGGCCTGCGCGGCCTCGATATCACCTTTGAGCTCAAGACCGGCGAGCAGCATTGCGCGGTCCGCAACATCGACCTGACGGTGTCGCCAGGTGAATTCGTCTCGGTCGTCGGCCCGACCGGCTGCGGCAAATCCACCTTGCTGAATGCCGCCGCCGGCCTGCTGAAGCCGTCGGCCGGCAGTGTCGATATCCAGGGCGCAGGTCTGTCGGGCCTGAATGCCAAAGCGGGCTATCTGTTCCAGGCCGATGCGCTGATGCCGTGGAAGACCGCGATCGACAATGTCGCTGTCGCACTCGAACCGCAGGGTGTGCCGCGTGCCGAAGCGCTGAAGCGTGCGCAGGACTGGCTCGCCCGCGTTGGCCTGAAGGGTTTCGCGCAGCGCTATCCGCACATGCTGTCGGGCGGACAGCGCAAACGCGTCGCGCTGGCGCAGATGCTGATCCGCGATCCGCAGATCCTTCTCATGGATGAGCCTTTCGGCCCGCTGGATGCGCAGACCCGGCAGATCATGGGCAATTTGCTGCTCGATCTGTGGGCCGCCAATAAGAAGGCCGTGATGTTCGTGACGCACGACCTGGAAGAAGCCATTGCGCTGTCGGATCGCGTGGTGGTGATGTCGGCCGGACCTGCGGCGGGCATCGTCGGCGATTTCCGCGTCGAGCTGCCGCGGCCGCGCGACATTGCCGAAATCCGCACCGAGCCGGCGTTCCACGCCATCCACAAGGCGATCTGGGCGAGCTTGCGCGTCGAAGTGCAGAAGGCCTATTCCCAGGGTGAAGAGGCCCAGCCGCAATGA
- a CDS encoding ArsR/SmtB family transcription factor, which translates to MPAAVTRADPLSTTFAALADPTRRAILARLSQGDASVGELAAPFAMSQPAISKHLKVLERAGLITRGREAQWRPCKLDAAPLRAANNWLEHYAAFWSGSFDRLKTLVETSPDDGKA; encoded by the coding sequence ATGCCTGCCGCCGTCACCAGGGCCGATCCGCTCAGCACCACCTTTGCCGCCCTGGCCGATCCGACCCGGCGCGCGATCCTGGCGCGCTTGAGCCAGGGCGATGCCTCGGTCGGCGAACTGGCCGCGCCGTTCGCGATGAGCCAGCCGGCGATCTCGAAACATCTGAAGGTGCTGGAACGCGCGGGCCTGATCACGCGGGGCCGCGAGGCGCAGTGGCGGCCGTGCAAGCTGGACGCCGCACCCTTGCGCGCGGCCAACAACTGGCTCGAACATTATGCGGCTTTCTGGTCCGGCAGTTTCGACCGGCTCAAGACGCTGGTGGAAACCTCGCCGGACGACGGCAAGGCGTAA
- a CDS encoding DUF938 domain-containing protein: MTATPDTPRPDPRRHMPATLRNRDAILAVLQETLPRQGVLLEIASGSGEHAAFMAPQLTPLVWQPSDYEAENLPSIDAYAGDSRIANGGSGNILPAVQLDVTQPSWPVQAGIAALLCCNMIHIAPWAAAEGLFHGAAIILTKNAPFILYGPFRRNGAHTAPSNAAFDDSLQSRNADWGVRCLDTDVLPLAQRTGFVLERIVEMPANNLTVIFRKL; encoded by the coding sequence ATGACAGCGACCCCCGACACTCCCAGACCCGATCCGCGCCGCCATATGCCGGCCACCCTGCGCAACCGCGATGCCATCCTTGCGGTGCTGCAGGAGACCCTGCCGCGGCAGGGTGTTCTGCTCGAGATCGCCAGCGGCAGCGGCGAGCATGCCGCCTTCATGGCGCCGCAGCTCACACCGCTGGTCTGGCAGCCGAGCGATTATGAGGCGGAGAACCTGCCGTCCATCGACGCCTATGCCGGTGACAGCAGGATCGCAAATGGGGGCTCCGGCAACATCCTGCCGGCGGTGCAGCTGGATGTGACGCAGCCGTCCTGGCCGGTGCAGGCCGGCATCGCGGCGCTGCTCTGCTGCAACATGATCCATATCGCGCCCTGGGCAGCCGCCGAGGGGTTGTTCCATGGTGCTGCGATCATCCTGACGAAGAACGCGCCGTTCATTCTCTATGGTCCGTTCCGTCGCAACGGCGCACATACAGCGCCGTCCAATGCTGCCTTCGACGACAGCCTGCAAAGCCGCAACGCAGACTGGGGCGTGCGCTGCCTCGACACTGACGTTCTGCCGCTGGCGCAACGAACTGGTTTCGTGCTGGAACGTATCGTCGAGATGCCGGCCAACAATCTCACTGTTATATTCCGCAAGCTGTAA
- a CDS encoding metal-dependent hydrolase — translation MDSVTQILFGGVIAAAGFRAQLGRGAVIAGGAIATLPDLDVLADLVTEPSVINVWLHHRSITHSFPVTLIAGAVIGAGIWAVERRVRRRPRILPKDALDDAGRRSAWMWLGALSAVTHPLLDLFTSYGTQLLAPFSMARFAVNAMPIIDPLYSLPLLAVFLFALLTRRHVDTAQSMAQLVLLYVALYTTMAWGVGRHMEDRAREELRASHPAAAAAARVDAYPVIFQIWWRRIVADLPDEILVGFASPFRDAPIEWTRIPRSENGPGQTPALDAIQSTYEARVFRWFADGRLHWRQLPQDSGGFIFEARDYRYGLPGESVLGFWGLRFRTDAQGRITAPLTPLAERPPFSRAALEELRDGVLGR, via the coding sequence ATGGATAGCGTCACGCAGATTCTGTTCGGCGGTGTGATCGCCGCAGCCGGCTTCCGTGCGCAGCTCGGCCGCGGCGCGGTGATTGCCGGCGGCGCGATCGCCACCTTGCCAGATCTCGATGTGCTCGCCGATCTCGTCACCGAACCCTCGGTGATCAATGTCTGGCTGCATCATCGCAGCATCACGCATTCTTTCCCGGTGACACTGATCGCAGGCGCTGTCATCGGCGCCGGCATCTGGGCGGTCGAGCGCCGTGTGCGGCGGCGTCCGCGCATCCTGCCGAAAGACGCGCTCGACGATGCAGGTCGACGCAGCGCATGGATGTGGCTCGGCGCGCTCTCTGCCGTCACGCATCCGCTGCTCGATCTTTTCACCTCCTATGGCACGCAGCTGCTGGCGCCGTTCAGCATGGCGCGCTTTGCCGTCAACGCGATGCCGATTATCGATCCATTGTATTCGCTGCCACTGCTGGCGGTGTTTCTCTTTGCGCTGCTGACGCGCCGCCATGTTGATACGGCACAGAGCATGGCGCAGCTGGTGCTGCTGTATGTCGCGCTCTACACCACGATGGCCTGGGGCGTCGGCCGTCACATGGAGGATCGCGCGCGCGAGGAACTGCGCGCGAGTCATCCGGCCGCTGCGGCGGCGGCGCGTGTCGATGCCTATCCGGTGATCTTCCAGATCTGGTGGCGACGCATCGTGGCCGATCTGCCCGATGAAATCCTGGTCGGTTTCGCCTCGCCGTTTCGCGATGCGCCGATCGAATGGACGCGCATTCCGCGCAGCGAGAACGGCCCCGGGCAGACGCCGGCGCTCGATGCGATCCAGTCGACCTACGAAGCCCGCGTGTTCCGCTGGTTCGCCGATGGCCGGCTGCACTGGCGCCAGCTGCCGCAGGACTCCGGCGGCTTCATCTTCGAGGCGCGTGACTATCGTTACGGCCTGCCGGGCGAAAGCGTGCTGGGCTTCTGGGGCCTGCGCTTCCGCACCGATGCGCAGGGTCGCATCACCGCACCGCTGACGCCGCTGGCGGAACGCCCGCCGTTCAGCCGCGCCGCGCTGGAAGAGTTGCGCGACGGCGTGCTGGGACGCTGA